In Ignavibacteria bacterium, a single window of DNA contains:
- a CDS encoding LysE family transporter: MIIGLVVGLITGYLLSMPPMGPTNILVISLGLRKEVKYGVAVGAGAGFMDMVYIIISYGGYALIKGFIPDSINDFFSDNEKFFMVLLTLVGCIVVGLSGYKLMKSKVEADITTPANDIHIENKLSVVTSKLEQTNEDISRILHTNLLKKKENSLVGGFLKGAFLCVSSVTIPASWFALTGYMKNYGIIDSRFITGFIYSIGVLAGTTFWFWTLANVISKNTHRVSPEALNKINLTIGIILLLLSLFLLYKVIDFSLA, translated from the coding sequence TTGATTATTGGTTTAGTTGTAGGATTAATAACTGGATACTTATTGTCCATGCCCCCAATGGGTCCGACAAATATACTCGTGATTTCTCTCGGTCTTAGAAAAGAAGTCAAGTATGGTGTTGCTGTCGGTGCCGGTGCTGGTTTTATGGATATGGTTTATATCATTATTTCTTATGGCGGCTACGCCCTCATCAAAGGATTCATTCCGGATAGTATAAATGATTTCTTCTCAGATAATGAAAAGTTCTTTATGGTCCTGCTTACGCTTGTTGGATGTATTGTTGTCGGGCTTTCCGGCTATAAACTTATGAAGTCAAAAGTTGAAGCTGATATAACAACACCTGCAAATGATATCCACATTGAAAATAAACTATCAGTTGTTACTTCAAAGCTTGAACAGACCAATGAAGACATATCGCGTATCTTGCACACAAACCTTCTTAAGAAAAAGGAAAACAGCCTCGTTGGCGGATTTTTAAAAGGTGCCTTCCTCTGTGTTTCTTCCGTAACTATACCTGCATCTTGGTTTGCACTAACAGGTTATATGAAAAATTACGGTATCATTGATTCAAGGTTCATAACAGGCTTTATTTATTCTATAGGTGTCTTAGCGGGTACAACTTTCTGGTTCTGGACACTTGCGAATGTTATTTCTAAAAATACACACAGAGTAAGTCCAGAAGCACTCAATAAAATTAACCTTACTATCGGTATAATTCTACTTCTGCTAAGCTTGTTTTTATTGTATAAAGTAATTGATTTTTCTCTTGCGTAG